From the genome of Methanobacterium sp.:
GCCAGGAACAGGTAAAACCCTTCTTGCAAAGGCAGTAGCAAACGAAAGTGATTCTTTCCGAACCGGAATAGGATAGGAGATATCCTTTTAATGATAAAATTGCTCTCTCTGTTCCAGAACATGTCCCCATACTCTACCATTCCTAAATCGTCATGGTGCATGGCTATTTTTGTATTGAACTTTTCACGAAGATATGCTGCATTGCCAGTATGGTCAAAATCCCCATGAGTTATAATGATAAGCTTAAGGTTTCCCGGTTTACACCCTGCATTCTCAAGTTCTTTTTCAAGCTCAAATCGTCTATTTGAAGGGCCTGTATCAATTAAAAAATAATTTTTCCCTGTTTTTACAAGATAGCAATTTACCTCGCCTAATTTAATTATACCTGTTTTAATGGTTAATTTAATGATTTTAATTTCCTGTGGCATGTTTTTGGCTCATTTTAGATCATTTCTGCTCTGCAATATCCTCTTTTGTTGCATATGGATGAGAATACCTTTCATTTTCAGTTGTATATGATTTTAAAAGTCTACTGGACTTGATTTGAACAGAATGTTCAGGGCAATAATTCAGACATGCATGGCAGGAAAAACACTGAACATCCTTCTGCCATACTGGTTTTCCATAAATTATTTTTACTTTTCCAGATAAACAAACCTTTTCACATGTTCCACAACTCTTACATTTTGCATCAGCATAAAACTCAACATTATAGAACCTATTTAGAAACGGGAGAATAAGTGATAGAATTGGAAAAACGGGCACGGACATTTTGAAATCTGTATCCTTTTCTCTGCTTTTTTCCCTGTTTAAAATAATTTTTTGGATAGAATCAAGTTTATTTTGCACCTCCGATTCCATCTTTGCGATTTCTTCTTCAGTTGCTGCTTGCCAGCCTTCAAATT
Proteins encoded in this window:
- a CDS encoding MBL fold metallo-hydrolase, which produces MPQEIKIIKLTIKTGIIKLGEVNCYLVKTGKNYFLIDTGPSNRRFELEKELENAGCKPGNLKLIIITHGDFDHTGNAAYLREKFNTKIAMHHDDLGMVEYGDMFWNRESNFIIKRISPILFRFGKNHFRLLLPLQEGFYLFLA
- a CDS encoding EFR1 family ferrodoxin (N-terminal region resembles flavodoxins. C-terminal ferrodoxin region binds two 4Fe-4S clusters.), which translates into the protein MGPEIYYFSGTGNSLHVAKELQKRIPETKLIPIVSLLNKDFIDSGSDTVGVVFPIHLAMSPAPVVKFIKKPDLSSAEYIFAIATRAGTQHRAFIDIENILKKKGKRLDSFFTLNMASNDPKFEGWQAATEEEIAKMESEVQNKLDSIQKIILNREKSREKDTDFKMSVPVFPILSLILPFLNRFYNVEFYADAKCKSCGTCEKVCLSGKVKIIYGKPVWQKDVQCFSCHACLNYCPEHSVQIKSSRLLKSYTTENERYSHPYATKEDIAEQK